The nucleotide window gaCTGACACAAAAGAGATTCTCTGCAGCGCAAAGAGGGGCAGAGGTGCcaagtctccagcccagggccccacTCCCAGCATCCCTGAGCCCCAGCATCAGCCCCAGTGCCCGCATCCAGCACGAGGCCAGGTCCCTGGACTCTGCCCATTCCCTTTGCCTATAGCACCATGGCCTAGGGCCACTTCTCAGCACAGTGAAGGAGCCTTTTCCAGGGTCGCCAAGATGCCTGGGGATGTCTGGGCACTGGCCGAGAGGGATGCCCGGTCCCGCTCCTCGTCAGTCCCAGGGTGCTCTGTGGGCTCAGCACAGGGGATGTGAACGCCCCACTGGGAGGCACAGCCATGGCACTGGGAACACTGTGGCCATTGACAGTGGGGCACCCCTGCCCACCTGCACGGGTGGGTTGTGCAGGACTACACCATGTCCCTCCTGCACCCCACTGGCATCCCACGGGGCAACCCACGGGGCCCTGAGGCCAGGAGAGTCAAAGCACTTCTCAAAAGTTAGATAGGAACAAAAGAAAGCGCTGGGGCCACTCTGGTACCCCACAGGtctctgggctgggagctgcaccGTCCGTGGGTGCTGCCCCTcggtctgggggctctgtgggcCCCGCTGGTCCCTCTGCCAGTGTCTgctgcgtgtgtgtgtgtgcgtgcatGCGTGTGCGCCGGCGGCGGGCAGCTATACCCTGGTGGTGGAGTGTGAGTGCGGAAGCCCCGTGCTGTTGAAGCCGGCGGTGAAGGTGTTGTAGGGGTGGAGGGTCTGCAGCCCCACCAGCGAGTTGGGGATCATGGTGATGGTGTTGGGGGTCATAAGCGGGATGTCGTCCGGAGAGCGGCGCAAGGTGAGGGTGTAGTCGGGCAGAGCGGCCAGGCGCAGGGTGTCGTGGGATGGCACAGCTTCGCACTCGTGGTGCCCCTGGCTCACCTGCAAGGAGGGCATCTCCTCATCAGGCGCGTGGGCAATGTCGTTGGAGGCACCGTGCTGGGGGCTGGGCTGCCGGTGCGTGTCCTGCCGGCGCTTGTCCTTGCGGTAGTAGAGGGCGGCGAAAGCCAGCACgttgaggaagaggagggaggcGCCCACGGCAATGGTGACGCTCAGTTCAGTGGAGTAGTCGCGGGGGCTCTCGAGCAGTGTGCCCGCCTCTTGCTCTGGGCTCCACTTCTCCTTCCCGTTCTCACTGTTGTAGGCAGGCGAGATGGCGGGGCGCTTGGTGGTCCAGATCTTGCTGTTGGGCCGGCGGGTGATGTGGGAGTTCTGTGTCGTGTCGGGTGGTGGCACTTTGGTGGTGGTGGAGGTGTAGTGGAACATATCGTGTAGGTTGTACAGGTGAGGAACCAGGTGCTTCCAGAAAGCCACCTTGGTGGCCCGGTAGTGGTCGCGTACCCGTGGCTTCAGCCCAATGTGCAGGTACAGCTGGTCACGGGGGTTGTACTTGGACCACGCCACCTCCTCAAACCGGTTGGCCTTGGTGTGGATGAACTTGGTGTCCTGGGGGACAGGCTTGTTGGGGTCCCTGTGAAACACAGGCAGAACAGAACTAGCATTGGAAAAAGCCAAAGAAAcaaagagggagagctggatGCAGAGACAGAAACTGAGGGGACCTTTGCCAGCGGTGCCACAGGGTGGGCTGGCCAAAGGTCTTGAATGACAGGGCAGCACCCAGGCCTGGGTCAAGTCTTACCCAAGATAACAAGGGCCAATAAGCCTCCCCACCCCAGTGGCTTGGGCTGGCCATGATCTAAGCTTCTTGCTTTGTGGTTGATGCCATGGCCCCAGTGAAGGTGCAGCACACAGGGAcctctgggcacagggaggtcAATGTCCCACAGCTGGGCGTGATAACCCCTCCACCACAGCACAACCCCAGTGAGTACAGCTGCAGTGAGTACAGACCCCCAAGGCACAGCACCCATCCCCACTCACCCTGTCTTGGCAAAGTTGGTCCAGTAGGTCATCACCACAGCGCTGAGCATGACATCGTTCTTGGAGAAGTTGCAGGGAAAGAGGTCTGTGGGGCCAATCATGGGGATCCCAAACACGTAAGGCACCTCATCCCCGTGGGCTGCATCGGACCATGCAGGCTTCATCAGGCTCTGGCAGTGGTGGTAGAAGGCATAGAAGTAGGTGGGGGAGCCATAGCGGGCATGCAGGTCTGCTGTCACCACTGACGGCTCTACCCACTGGTGGTCAGTGAAGAGGGCCACCAGAGTTTTGCGACGTGTCTCAGGGTTGTCCCGGTCGGCCCAGTCTGTGTACATGAACTTGATGGTCTCCCTCAAGGTGTCCTTGCCCTCAGGGTAGCCATAAAGGTTGTCTACAAAGTTGGAGACTGAGTAGTCGAAGTCGCTGCCTGAGACGCCATCCTCAGGGTCCACCACACCCTCCACAAACTTCAGCCCTTCACCCTGGTTGACCCCCAGCATGATATCATAGTTGAGGAACTCGCCCTGCTCCATCAGGATCTCTGGGTCATCCGGGATCACATCCCCGTCAATGACTGGCCCAAAGGCCACATGGTAGCGGGCTGGCTGGATGTCTTGCTCTACCAGCTCCTTGGCAGTCTTCTGTCGCAGGCAGTCCACCATGTCCACGGTGTCCAGCACATTGCAGCCCACCTTGTCAGCCAGCATGCTGGTGTACTTCACAGGCTGGTAGTTCACTGCCCAGCTGGAGAGCGCTGAGCCGCTCTGGATGATGGCTCTCTGGAAGAGACCTGCAATACAGGCAGGGAGTGGAGGAAGCTCTCAGCAGGGTTCCAGCATCCcagtgctgcagtgcaggaTGCAGCATGGAGAAGGCATTGATGCTTTTGTACCCCTGCAAGGACCCAGCactccagcccacacctggccttgtccctgagctgtgctgcctgctgagctgggctcacaCAGGGGGCtcagctcagggctgctgtAGGGATGGCAGGATGGCAGCTGGGAATGCAAGTGGATGCTCCTGGAAGCAACCAAgggctgctgtgctccctgAGGATCCCATTGCAGGGGATGACCCAGTATCCCTGTCCTGGTGTGGGGAGAAGAGGGGCCATAGTTACATCACAGTCTGGCCTTGCCAAGCAGGCTGTGCTACCCCAGCCACCCCAAGTGCGTGTTACCTGGGCCCCTGATGGGCACACGCTGCCCCTGGCTCAGCAccatcctgcagcccaggtTGGCACCTGCTTCACtgaggagccaggctgggggctggcagcagtgggagggTTAACGCCTCCTTGGGGACACTTAACCCTGCCGTGTCCCACCCCACCTCTTTGTCAGAGTCCCCCTCGaccccctccctgctgcttcctgcccagctggggctgctcagtgccaatccagccctgcaggagcacgctgccagatgcacaaagagggcCTTTCTGCCACCAGGAACACAGAGGGAGTGGACTTTCGCCCTGGAAAACGAGGCCACAAAGGCCCTGGCCCAAGCAGAGAAATGCGTGGCTTCGCTCCAGTCCCATGTCAATGGTGCTTGTGCTCAGAATACAAAGGGTGGTGAGGAAGCAGAGCCTCTGGGCCATGAAAGGCAGCCAGTCCGGGGTGTACCCAGGGGTCCCTGCTCTCCGACCAGCCCTCTTTGCACCCAAGTGCTGCCTGCACCCCTGCCAGACCCCAGCACTTGCTTGCCATGAGGGACTGTTCCAGGTGATCCCTGAACGGGGCTGGCACAGTGGTGTGGTGGCCATGGGGCTGCCCCTGGCATCCTGAAATGAAGAGAAGCCCTGTGCAACCAAGGCTGTGCCACTCTGCAGGGAAGTTGAGCAGCACCTTCCCGCAACAGAAGTGTTCAGAGGCTCCTGGCTCCCAGCCACCATGTCCATAGCTCTTGTCTGCACGCACAGCCCTCACTCTGCCAAGTACCTGACGTACAGTCCCACGCACTGGGACAAAGAGAAGTCACAAGCTCTGTTTGTCACCTCCTGGTGCCCTAGAAAGCCATACCCAGCCTACAGGCTGGAGACTGGCCATGGGTTTGCTTGCTCTGCGCCATCATCCACGTGCCAAGGAGCCAGGATGGGGTTTCCTGGCTCCCTGGAGATGCTGTCCCAGAAGCAGCTATTGcgccctgccagcagcatcacTTCCCAGACAGACGCACCAGGCTTGGCTCTGGCCCTGCCCACCACTGCCTGGGGAAGGACAGGGCAGATGATATCACTATCAGCTGGTCATGTCCCTGATGGAACCCCTTCACCATGTCTCTGTATAGCCACATCCCAACCCAGAAGGACCCAGGACTCTGTGAGAGCCCAGACTCATCAAGTCCTCCCACTCAATGCCAGCACCTGACTGAAGCCTGACAAGCAGCCCAGGGAGGCATCAGCACCCCTCACTCCACATTGGACCTCTCCAGCCTGCTGAGGCCCAGGCAAGAAGGTGAAGTTCtgcctttccttcttcttcccctccATGGTGAGGGTCCCAACAcaccctgcctcctgcaggacTGGCTGCCACAGGATAGTGGACTCAAGTGGTGGGGCCAGGACTCTGCCAGAgggtggctggagctgcagacTGCCACCAGATGCTGCCAGCTCCTGATTTCCTCTTTGCTTTGCCCAGTAGCTGAGACTGGAAACACTTCTGGGGGTCTCTAGGCCAAgccctgctcaaagcagggtgCTGAGTGCCTTGTCCAATTGAGATCTGGAGGGCTGGCAACAAAGGACAGAAGCCCCCACGGAGAAGGAGATGGGGCAAAGGAAGCATACAAAGTTTGCCTGGCACAGACTACTCCTTCCCTGGTATGGCTGGCTGGGGAGAAAAACAGCACTTTGGTCACTGATGAGGAATCAGAGTGAACCTACAAGGCCTgaagctggcagggagctgtggatTCCCCCAGCGGCCAGACCCAAAAGGTGCTGTACCAAGCCTCCAGTGTCTGCTTCTtgcagcacctggcagagaAGGCACAAATCAGCAGCTTCATTAATCGCTTGTGATCACtagaagttttattttgatgCAGTAAAAACAAACCCACCTGTTCTGCAGGCTGCAACTTAGCACTGCTCCCACACTGTGTTCCAGAGCCAGCTACTCATCCCTGGGGATATGggtgcctggcacagggaatTTTTTGAGATCGTTTTATGGCCATTTGGCTTTATGAGACACTGGCTGCAACACTGAGCACTCCCCTCCCTCCTCACAGCATttacagccagcagcagctcccctgccccagcagtgaGGGTACTGGGCACCCAGCACCTCTGAGATGCAGGGGGGGCACACCAAAGGCACTGGGGCTGGATGGAGCAGCAAAGGATTCGTCATGCAGGTGCAGGGCTTAGTGGCATTAAGTGTAGCATCACCTGAGAAGTGTGGCAAGACTGGCAGGACTATTATTCATGGCTGAAAAGTCACAAGGAGCAGCCCCTCCAATCCACCCGCAGCCTCTCTCCAAGCTGCTCCAGTCTGTACCCCTGCAAGAGGCTGGGGCCACCTGGGCAGCCAAGCACACACTCCTGCACTCCTATGATGGAAAGGAGTACTCTTAGAAGCATTGACAATGCATTACACATAGTGTTCCTTCCCCAGCTTTTCACACTCAGTGTGAGcagaaaaaacactttttctttctgcaggagCTTTCAGCCTGTAAAAGACTCCCCATCATCAGCCATCAACCCTGCTGAGGCTCTGGAGGTCTCCATTCCTGAGTGATTCCCAGGCTGttgagcagggcagcagctcttcagCTTTGAGTGCAATTTGCCATGTGTCTCTGAAGGGCAGACTCATGCCTGTGTCTACTGCTCACACATGTCCTTTTCTCCTCAGCACAACACCTGGAGACCCAGCACTGGAAGATGGCTGCACCCTCATATAAAGCTCATGAGCAGGTCCCTGGCAGGCTGCTCCCCTCTGGACCATATCCGGGTCAGGCTTTGCTCCTATAATTTCCTTTAGGAAGTTTATCAAAAACACCTCTAGTCTCAcggttaatttttttccccctcagtgCTTGATGTAAATGTCTTTGCAGGTGGTTTACATGCATTTGCTCTTATTCCAACATAGTCTTTTAGCATAAATAATTCCCTTCTTTATTTTGAGTAAACACTCTTCTATATTTACAGACATTAATCATATTACTTCCATTACTGTGTTTTGCTAGGCGCAGCACTTTCAGCTCTGCCAGTCTCACAACGCAGGgccctccatccctccccaggCTCAGGAAGGATGTCTGGGGTGCTCTGTCTTCCCCTCTATTCCAAGATGAATACCCTTCCTAGCACTGAGATCCTTGTTCCCAGTGCCCTGCATGATGCTCTACACCCCCTCCACACCTGCACTAGCAAAACCGGAGCATAGGGCAGGACACCACAGGAGAGGTCCCCACCTCTCCCCCTGCCAAGGGGCAGGCTCTGGGCTGCAGCCTTGTGCATGGGGAGCACCCACTCCATCCCTGGCTCCCACATGCTCTGCCATTGACCTCTTTCTTCCCTTGATGAGAAGGTTTTGCTTCCCATTGAGGTCCAGACTCCCCAGTGGCTGATTAGAAAGCAGGCCTGACTTTGTTaggctgggcagcaggaccCGGGTGGGCTCCCCTCCCGGCGTTAGCATCAGCAGGGCATTtgctcacagctgcagcagcctcaggcACTGACACCTACCTTCAGAGTGGTGGGAGAGGGTGAGCAGGCTGACACAGGAGGCGCCGATGCCAGAGCCGAAGACAGTGATCCGCAAGGGATCTCCCCCAAAGAAGGCGATGTTCTCGCTGACCCAGCGCAGCGCCTGGATCTGGTCCAGCAGCCCATAATTGCCCTTGGCAGCCTGGTCCCCCGTGCTCAGGAACCCTGAGGGTCAAGGGGAGCCCAGTTAGGGATGAGGAAACAGGCAAGGTCCTGATTTCCCACCCCTCTTCCCCAGACCTAGGGTAGCTTCTGTGAGACCTATCCCACCATGAGACTATGCTACCAAGAGAGTTTTGTGAGTTTTAAACTGGAGCAGGGCTCCAGACACCCTCTGGTGGGGTGAAAGGCTGAGCTGCAAACCTCAGAGAGCCTCTCTGGCCAACAACAAGTAGTGACAAGATAAAGAGCACAAAGTTCTGTCCGGGCCATACCACCACCTGTGCTACAGCAGCTCAAGACATCTCGCACAAGCTCCAAGGAAAGCTCAGAAAGCATCagtggctgcaggcaggtgaGCGTGTACACAGCCAATGCTTTCCATGGACTAGTGTGGatgggaggggtggggggagggaggCTCCATAAATGCAAGGAGGTTGGCTGGGAAGAGAGAAACCTACTGCAGCTTAAAACACAAAGGCTCTCAGTGAGGAAGAAGGTGAGAAATGCTTTCAATAGCACAGGAAACACCCATGATAAGTTATCACTTTAGTTTGCTTTGACTTTAAGCAGGAAGCCAAAGCCATGGGTCGGAGGTAAAATTGAGGCAGGTAACCCCAGCACGCAGGGAGCGGCCCCAGGTCTGTGCTAGCACTTGGAAGTGGTCTGGCTGGGTGTGGTGCACCACCTCAATCGAAATGATGAAGGCACCAGGTAAATCTAATGTCATATTGCGACTCATGTGTCTTATCTTTGCACCTATCCATCTAAAAGGCTGGACTTCTAACATTAAAAGGTTTTGAATAGGTTTACTATCATCTTCCACATGAAACTATGGGCTCTGGAGGCCATTAGAGGAATGTGCTGCCCCAGATACCAGGCACGAGCCCACGGGAGAGCACCATGCTAGGCTGGATGGCTAGGAAGAGGGCCACAGCTTGGCTTGGAAAGTAGCTTTTCCCAAATCTCTACACCGCTTGTTCTCATACTGCTAAGAGAAGCACGGGTGGTGTTCCACACAAGCCTCCTGTGTCTCAGCCCCTGGGGGTTTCTGCTGCTTCAGGCAGAGGACTGCACTGTCTCTTGACCCTCTGTCCTCATTTTGCCTCTCTAAGACACCAGTGCTTTTGGAAACAGGACTGCCACCCTCCTCTGCATGGCACCTGACACCTTCTATGGTCCCCACTGCAGGCCACCACATCATTGTGGGTTGCTGAGGGGGTCCCAGCAGCGCAACTGGCGTggaggctgcctgtgcccagggagggagAGCTGCCAGGTCCCCAGGACAGCCAGGCAGTACCCGCTGGCACCTCACCCGTCTGAGCCCTCTCAGGAGGAGATGCTGGGTAAACACATTTATTATTCATTTAACCACAAACCAATATTTGCTTTCAGTTGAGCCAGTTTGTGTAAATGAGCCGGGGTGGGGGCTGCTGCCAGGACCCAGATTAGGCTGTGACCACGTGCTGGGGGCTCTGCCACGTGGCACCCACttggctgccagggcagaagGCAGGGGCAGTGCCCACAGCGCATCCCACCAGGCCCTCCGCCCCCCTCCGCCCCCTTTCTGGCTGGTCCAAGTGCGGTCAGACACGAGGctgtccccctgcccagccgtgctgctggcacagcccacgCCAGCCAGCTCGTACCGAGCACTCCAACGCGGTAGTTGAGGGTGATGACAATCACGTTCCCATAGCTGGCCAGGATGCTGCCGTCTATCATGTTCCCCGTGCCCTCCATGTACGAGCCACCATGGATATAGACCATCACCGGCTTGGCCCCGCTGTCCCGGATGTCTGGAAGGAGAGGTGGTTAAACACAGGACCGCAGTGACGGCCACAGCACCCTGCCCGACAGGCAGACCAAGTGCAAGGGCAATGCCAGCTGCCAGGACCAGGGAGGGGGCTTAGGAGCCAAAGCCAGAGCTCTCCTGGGGGCCACAGCATGGACTCCCAAAGCCAAACACCACTGAACCaaccctgccagcccctctctggGAGGTGGCTATTGCTGCACTGTCCCCACACTGCTGTCCCCTCAGGGGTCTGAGCACATGAGGGAGGGATGCTGGCTGgaccctgctgctcctccccagagctgggctctggcaTGGTGTGGGAGCCAGGTCAGGTCTGCTGTGGGTGGGAGTTgcagagtccagccccaggatGCAGCCCCATGTCTTGTCTTTGGCTGGACCAAGCACTCCGTGAGTCCTGGAAGCTGGCATTGTGGaggggggcagggatgggggtgtGCAGGACCTAGAAGTAGGGGGAAGAGCACTGATGTGTGCTCCAATGTCTTACTCTCCCACTTCCCATTCCCCTGGGAAGGCAGAGACCTGCCTGTCTGGATGTAAACCCATGGCACCCCAGTGCCCAGACACAGACATGGTGATGAGGTAGACCGTGTATGCACGTGTGCATGTCAGGGAGGTGAGCACGGCATCTGGACGAGGACAGGGCATGAGGCATGGAGTGAGGATGGAGAATGGGACCCTCGGAGGAAGGATGGTGGgagcccaggggacagggaggagCCACGCTCCCTCTCTTGACTTCTGTTCAGGGGACATTCTGCCCCTTCTACCCCACTGGCTGGAGATCCCTCATGGCCACTCACAAGGGAATAATATCCTGGTGCACCTTGCCCATGTCACACAGACGAGGCAGTTGCACCTGCCATGGAGACAATGCCAGGTCCCACATGcctgtgctgcccagccctgtcctgggctggCCATCCAGCACCAATGGACTTTGTCCTCCCTTGTGCTCACTCACGCCCAGCACCTCGCTCAGGTGGGCTGGCAGGGCCTGCTTGGCCTCAGctgccccaggcagctgctgctccctgcctgcctccctcagcagtgcagcagagcCCCACCAGGACTGGGACTCGCGGGGCACAGCCACACCAACGCCAGCGCCCAGCTGGGCTGTTCATGCTCCCTCACGGccacccagcccctgcccatgtCCACTCCTCCCTGTGGTTTGCCTATTGCAGGGGGCTGCAGGCCAGGCTGAATGGTACCTGTGGCCATTCTCACCTCCAGCTGTAGCCCATGGCATGCCTAAAGGTGGCCTCCCATACAGAAAACCTCTTATCTCCAGGAGAATGAGGCTACACCAAACCAGAAACCTGTGTTGGCTCTTTTCCTATTGCCAGAATGTAGCCAGACAAATGCACACACCAGGGGAGCAAAAAGTGcttgcagctcctccaggacaGACAGTGCCTGTGTGGCACAGCTACATCAGCACCAGGACATCTGCTTGAAATGTGAGGGGCAGGAACATCAGTGCCTGTGCCCATGTCTTCTCCTCCATTCTGCACCCTCTCCCTGACACAGGAAGGGCCCTCCTCACGGCAGAATGGCAACAACGTACAGATGTACCAGGAAATAAACAGCTCCAGCGTGCTGCAGCACATTTTGGTGTGTGTGGATTGAGCACAGTCGCCTCACTTAGGCTGAACGCCAGTTTACGCCTGGTACAAGAGATCATGGGGCACAGGTTAGCCGGAGTAAACAACAGGGTTTTAGTACTGCCAAGGAAAAGTTTTTCATCTATTTCCCAGATCCTAAATGCCATCTGCCAGGCCTTGTTCGAGCTGCCCTGGGCCTTCTGCACACCATGAGGCTTTACTGTCCTCAGCACATTAGGGCTGTACCCTGGCCAACTCTTCCTCCTACCTCCTCATAACCTCTCTGCAGCCAAACATGCTGACTCCACAACCTGCAGACAAATCACCCTGTTTTACTAAAAATAGCCTATTCTGCAGCTTGCTTAGTCCTGGCATACATCTAGAATCACATCTGCTTGAAGGGCCACTTGCTCTGTCTTGGCTGGTGCTTGCAAGCAAGACCTCACTTCCACTGGGTGAAGAAGGAGAGAAGTCAGCAGAAGCCAGGCGGGGCTGGACCCTGGGTCTCCTGTGCACAGCCAGACGCCCTTTGGGTGCCAAGTGTCCAGGCTGCTGGCACCGCCACGGCAGGGCCAGGCAAGGGTGGATGAGGAGGTTGCTGGCTCCCGGATGCATGTCACCGACTCTGGAGGGATGAGGCTGGAGGTGGGATGTGACCGGGCTCAGGGTGAAATGGGCCCAGGTGCCCGAGGGCTTCCCTCCTCCCAAGCTGCCATGCTTCCTCCCTGCCCTCGCTCCAGCTGAGCAGGAGCAAACTTCTCCTGAAGCGGAAAAACCCCATGAGCTTCCCCCCACCGGGAGGAGGGGAAGGTCCTGGGTGCCCTGCACAGCCGGCCAGCCTGCCCCCCACCCCGCGCAGCTGCCTGGCACggcagacagacacacacagggctccctggggtggCAGCGGATGGCGGGCAAACGGAGCTGCTTTGCGTGTCATGCAGTGGCAGCCTCGAGCACAGAAATACCTTCGTCTTCATCACCGTCATTATCCGCTAAGTCCTCGCCCTGTTTCTTAGCGCTGGCTCCTAGGGACCAAACATGAGGAGAcagaacaaaaaggaaaagaaaaggaaataaaaataaaacaaaataaacaaaaaaaaaaaaaaaagaaaaaagaaaaaagaaagaaaaaaaaaaaagaacacaaaaaaaaaaaaagagaattcaaAAATAGCATGATAGCAGAGACAGTGGGGCCACGCCTGTGCCCCACAGCACCGCTGGCTACTCACACTGCACCTctcccagagccagggcagtggtgggCACGGGCAGGACTGCCCCAGGAGTGTGCCAGAGTGCCACTTCACCCGGGCCCCTTCCCCAATCCTccctggggagggctggggtgGCAGGGGAGGCACGAGTGAGGCTGTGACAGCATCAGCGCTGGTGGTGCATGAGCCTCTCAGAGCACTTGCCCATCCGCCTgcatcccagcctggcccccacCTGGTCATGCACCCTCAGCTCCAGGTAAGGCTCCCTCTCCTAGCAGCCAGCTGGGAACAggagccctgctcccagctctggccactGACCACCAGGCAGGTTTTTGTCCATCACCCTCACATGGTGTGTGGCTCCTTGTTGTTCCTAGCCACAAACCACTGGTACCACTGCATGAGACCACCACAGCATGCAGGGATCCCTCATGACACCTACTCCCATGAGCTGTCTGGCTCCATCCTGCACCAACTCCCTCCTTACAAGACTAGTTCCATGTTTCACTGAGGATTTCAAAGGCACCAATCAGCTTGACCTGACCAAGGCAGATTCCTAAACATATTCGTTTCTGTAACATCCTGAATGCCTTACAGTTCTGTGTCCCTTCACCAACTGGGGCATGGGCCAGCCCAGTAGCCCCATGTGGAATGCTGCTGTGGATGGCTTGCTTTGAGCTTGGCACTCCCCAaactgcagccagcaggagTCAGGAGAGGTGGCCtgtgggctggcagggagcaggggtGCTGAAAAACCTGTGCCAAAACCCCACCCCTCCAAAGGACTGTATGCCAATGTAGGCACAAAGGCAAGTGCTCTGTGCTCTGGAGCTCTGAATTTCAGGAAGAGGCTGGGTGTTCTCAGCCCCTGAGAGCTGCAGACCAACACCTGCAACTCCTCTCCTCCCTAATGCCTGCAACAAAAAGTTCCCCAGATGATGGCAACCTCTGGGGAGACAGCAGGGTTTCCCCCAGGTAGGACTTACCCACACAGTGCCTGCACTGCCCAGTGACTTTCCCCTGAGACAAGGGGCTCTGACACCCTGTCAGGCACCCAGCTGATCCCAGAGTTCTACTGCCACCACCAACGGGCCCCATTGACACTGCaagggctt belongs to Lonchura striata isolate bLonStr1 chromosome 14, bLonStr1.mat, whole genome shotgun sequence and includes:
- the NLGN3 gene encoding neuroligin-3 isoform X4 is translated as MWLILWRSPLFPPVLQVPELVASWDLRLTLWFLSFASMVVQMEGQVYSPTVNTHYGKLRGVRVPLPSEILGPVDQYLGVPYAAPPVGEKRFMPPEPPPSWSGIRNATHFSPVCPQNIHNAVPEIMLPIWFTSNLDIVATYIQDPNEDCLYLNIYIPTEDGLFQRAIIQSGSALSSWAVNYQPVKYTSMLADKVGCNVLDTVDMVDCLRQKTAKELVEQDIQPARYHVAFGPVIDGDVIPDDPEILMEQGEFLNYDIMLGVNQGEGLKFVEGVVDPEDGVSGSDFDYSVSNFVDNLYGYPEGKDTLRETIKFMYTDWADRDNPETRRKTLVALFTDHQWVEPSVVTADLHARYGSPTYFYAFYHHCQSLMKPAWSDAAHGDEVPYVFGIPMIGPTDLFPCNFSKNDVMLSAVVMTYWTNFAKTGDPNKPVPQDTKFIHTKANRFEEVAWSKYNPRDQLYLHIGLKPRVRDHYRATKVAFWKHLVPHLYNLHDMFHYTSTTTKVPPPDTTQNSHITRRPNSKIWTTKRPAISPAYNSENGKEKWSPEQEAGTLLESPRDYSTELSVTIAVGASLLFLNVLAFAALYYRKDKRRQDTHRQPSPQHGASNDIAHAPDEEMPSLQVSQGHHECEAVPSHDTLRLAALPDYTLTLRRSPDDIPLMTPNTITMIPNSLVGLQTLHPYNTFTAGFNSTGLPHSHSTTRV
- the NLGN3 gene encoding neuroligin-3 isoform X2, coding for MWLILWRSPLFPPVLQVPELVASWDLRLTLWFLSFASMVVQMEGQVYSPTVNTHYGKLRGVRVPLPSEILGPVDQYLGVPYAAPPVGEKRFMPPEPPPSWSGIRNATHFSPVCPQNIHNAVPEIMLPIWFTSNLDIVATYIQDPNEDCLYLNIYIPTEDGASAKKQGEDLADNDGDEDEDIRDSGAKPVMVYIHGGSYMEGTGNMIDGSILASYGNVIVITLNYRVGVLGFLSTGDQAAKGNYGLLDQIQALRWVSENIAFFGGDPLRITVFGSGIGASCVSLLTLSHHSEGLFQRAIIQSGSALSSWAVNYQPVKYTSMLADKVGCNVLDTVDMVDCLRQKTAKELVEQDIQPARYHVAFGPVIDGDVIPDDPEILMEQGEFLNYDIMLGVNQGEGLKFVEGVVDPEDGVSGSDFDYSVSNFVDNLYGYPEGKDTLRETIKFMYTDWADRDNPETRRKTLVALFTDHQWVEPSVVTADLHARYGSPTYFYAFYHHCQSLMKPAWSDAAHGDEVPYVFGIPMIGPTDLFPCNFSKNDVMLSAVVMTYWTNFAKTGDPNKPVPQDTKFIHTKANRFEEVAWSKYNPRDQLYLHIGLKPRVRDHYRATKVAFWKHLVPHLYNLHDMFHYTSTTTKVPPPDTTQNSHITRRPNSKIWTTKRPAISPAYNSENGKEKWSPEQEAGTLLESPRDYSTELSVTIAVGASLLFLNVLAFAALYYRKDKRRQDTHRQPSPQHGASNDIAHAPDEEMPSLQVSQGHHECEAVPSHDTLRLAALPDYTLTLRRSPDDIPLMTPNTITMIPNSLVGLQTLHPYNTFTAGFNSTGLPHSHSTTRV
- the NLGN3 gene encoding neuroligin-3 isoform X1, whose product is MWLILWRSPLFPPVLQVPELVASWDLRLTLWFLSFASMVVQMEGQVYSPTVNTHYGKLRGVRVPLPSEILGPVDQYLGVPYAAPPVGEKRFMPPEPPPSWSGIRNATHFSPVCPQNIHNAVPEIMLPIWFTSNLDIVATYIQDPNEDCLYLNIYIPTEDVKRISKECTRKPNKKICRKGGASAKKQGEDLADNDGDEDEDIRDSGAKPVMVYIHGGSYMEGTGNMIDGSILASYGNVIVITLNYRVGVLGFLSTGDQAAKGNYGLLDQIQALRWVSENIAFFGGDPLRITVFGSGIGASCVSLLTLSHHSEGLFQRAIIQSGSALSSWAVNYQPVKYTSMLADKVGCNVLDTVDMVDCLRQKTAKELVEQDIQPARYHVAFGPVIDGDVIPDDPEILMEQGEFLNYDIMLGVNQGEGLKFVEGVVDPEDGVSGSDFDYSVSNFVDNLYGYPEGKDTLRETIKFMYTDWADRDNPETRRKTLVALFTDHQWVEPSVVTADLHARYGSPTYFYAFYHHCQSLMKPAWSDAAHGDEVPYVFGIPMIGPTDLFPCNFSKNDVMLSAVVMTYWTNFAKTGDPNKPVPQDTKFIHTKANRFEEVAWSKYNPRDQLYLHIGLKPRVRDHYRATKVAFWKHLVPHLYNLHDMFHYTSTTTKVPPPDTTQNSHITRRPNSKIWTTKRPAISPAYNSENGKEKWSPEQEAGTLLESPRDYSTELSVTIAVGASLLFLNVLAFAALYYRKDKRRQDTHRQPSPQHGASNDIAHAPDEEMPSLQVSQGHHECEAVPSHDTLRLAALPDYTLTLRRSPDDIPLMTPNTITMIPNSLVGLQTLHPYNTFTAGFNSTGLPHSHSTTRV
- the NLGN3 gene encoding neuroligin-3 isoform X3, which produces MWLILWRSPLFPPVLQVPELVASWDLRLTLWFLSFASMVVQMEGQVYSPTVNTHYGKLRGVRVPLPSEILGPVDQYLGVPYAAPPVGEKRFMPPEPPPSWSGIRNATHFSPVCPQNIHNAVPEIMLPIWFTSNLDIVATYIQDPNEDCLYLNIYIPTEDDIRDSGAKPVMVYIHGGSYMEGTGNMIDGSILASYGNVIVITLNYRVGVLGFLSTGDQAAKGNYGLLDQIQALRWVSENIAFFGGDPLRITVFGSGIGASCVSLLTLSHHSEGLFQRAIIQSGSALSSWAVNYQPVKYTSMLADKVGCNVLDTVDMVDCLRQKTAKELVEQDIQPARYHVAFGPVIDGDVIPDDPEILMEQGEFLNYDIMLGVNQGEGLKFVEGVVDPEDGVSGSDFDYSVSNFVDNLYGYPEGKDTLRETIKFMYTDWADRDNPETRRKTLVALFTDHQWVEPSVVTADLHARYGSPTYFYAFYHHCQSLMKPAWSDAAHGDEVPYVFGIPMIGPTDLFPCNFSKNDVMLSAVVMTYWTNFAKTGDPNKPVPQDTKFIHTKANRFEEVAWSKYNPRDQLYLHIGLKPRVRDHYRATKVAFWKHLVPHLYNLHDMFHYTSTTTKVPPPDTTQNSHITRRPNSKIWTTKRPAISPAYNSENGKEKWSPEQEAGTLLESPRDYSTELSVTIAVGASLLFLNVLAFAALYYRKDKRRQDTHRQPSPQHGASNDIAHAPDEEMPSLQVSQGHHECEAVPSHDTLRLAALPDYTLTLRRSPDDIPLMTPNTITMIPNSLVGLQTLHPYNTFTAGFNSTGLPHSHSTTRV